In a single window of the Pseudomonas oryzicola genome:
- a CDS encoding immunoglobulin-like domain-containing protein: protein MTLTNKDGLPIDKHGALTFTLNDGTTITVPANSTSGSTTVTAPDNVYTGTNDPVVKSIATVDGVDADKFE from the coding sequence GTGACCCTGACCAACAAAGATGGCCTGCCGATCGACAAGCACGGCGCGTTGACCTTCACCCTGAATGATGGCACCACCATCACTGTTCCGGCGAACAGCACCTCCGGCAGCACTACCGTCACTGCGCCGGACAACGTCTACACCGGTACCAACGATCCGGTTGTGAAGTCCATCGCTACTGTTGATGGGGTTGATGCTGACAAGTTCGAACA